A genomic region of Haliotis asinina isolate JCU_RB_2024 chromosome 1, JCU_Hal_asi_v2, whole genome shotgun sequence contains the following coding sequences:
- the LOC137284886 gene encoding cytochrome P450 1A1-like, producing MDSSDKYGLVSTETQVFLVTFLVSAGLFKVVKSLMPSHAPPGPWGVPVLGTLPFFGKEPNVTFTEMWEKYGNVFSIKLGTWPAIVVNGGDAIREALIVKGDIFSSRPKFFTTSFSNGTSISFSEFTDNYKFHRRNALGALSMFANAKKNPIESIVHDEVDFVVKSFAKHGEKPFNPHEYIFIAAGSVIYQICYGVQEDVRDNKDFVEFILNVKNFTNFVSAGNPFDALPWLRFFMREKYRLFLNLLSLSKHQRMKMIKEHEDTFQETDIRDVTDRLLQLSNRGHIDKETLQTTLADFFGAGFVTIATTTEWTLLLMAAHPEVQDKVQAEIDEVVGWERKPGLADRGKMTYTEAVIHESMRLTSISPLAIPHMAMEDTWLQGYHVKKGTVAFINLYSMSQDKKVWGDPEVFRPERFLDESGQIRQSLLGEFLPFSAGRRRCLGEFLARMEVFLLITGTLQKYRLQKPADLPKYSLEATFGLVRMPKPFQIVASPRC from the coding sequence ATGGACAGCTCAGATAAGTACGGGTTAGTGTCCACAGAGACGCAGGTTTTCTTGGTGACGTTCCTGGTATCGGCGGGTCTCTTCAAAGTCGTGAAGTCTCTCATGCCGTCTCACGCACCTCCTGGACCTTGGGGGGTTCCTGTCCTCGGAACACTTCCATTCTTTGGCAAGGAACCAAACGTGACCTTCACCGAGATGTGGGAGAAATACGGCAATGTTTTCAGCATTAAGCTAGGTACCTGGCCCGCCATTGTGGTCAATGGAGGCGATGCAATCCGTGAAGCTCTGATCGTGAAGGGCGACATCTTTTCCAGTAGACCGAAGTTCTTCACCACCAGTTTTAGCAACGGCACTAGCATCAGCTTCTCTGAGTTTACAGACAATTATAAGTTTCACAGACGCAATGCACTTGGGGCGCTGAGCATGTTCGCGAATGCGAAAAAGAACCCAATCGAGAGCATCGTCCACgatgaagttgattttgttgtcaAATCCTTTGCAAAACATGGCGAAAAGCCTTTCAACCCACACGAATACATATTCATAGCGGCAGGTAGCGTCATCTACCAGATTTGCTATGGCGTGCAAGAAGATGTACGTGACAACAAAGACTTCGTTGAATTTATTCTCAATGTGAAGAACTTTACAAACTTCGTCTCAGCGGGTAATCCGTTCGACGCTCTGCCATGGCTAAGATTCTTCATGCGGGAAAAATACCGTCTGTTTCTAAACCTTCTCTCTTTGTCAAAGCACCAGAGGATGAAGATGATTAAGGAACACGAAGACACCTTCCAAGAAACGGATATCCGAGATGTTACAGATCGTCTCTTGCAACTCAGCAATCGTGGCCATATTGACAAGGAGACTCTGCAGACCACACTCGCAGACTTCTTCGGCGCTGGTTTTGTGACAATAGCAACAACAACGGAATGGACGTTACTGTTGATGGCAGCGCATCCGGAAGTCCAGGACAAGGTCCAGGCTGAGATTGACGAAGTGGTTGGTTGGGAACGGAAACCAGGTCTAGCAGACCGCGGGAAGATGACGTACACAGAAGCTGTGATCCACGAATCGATGAGGCTGACATCTATCTCCCCTCTGGCCATCCCTCACATGGCGATGGAGGACACGTGGCTTCAGGGATATCACGTTAAGAAAGGAACAGTTGCCTTCATTAACTTGTACTCTATGAGCCAGGACAAGAAAGTGTGGGGCGACCCAGAAGTGTTCAGACCAGAGAGGTTCCTGGACGAGTCTGGccagatcagacagtcgttgctGGGAGAGTTCCTGCCTTTCTCAGCAGGGCGTCGGAGGTGTTTAGGGGAGTTCCTGGCAAGGATGGAGGTGTTTCTGCTTATAACCGGAACGCTTCAAAAATATCGTTTGCAAAAGCCAGCAGATTTACCCAAATACTCTCTGGAGGCAACTTTTGGCCTAGTTAGAATGCCCAAACCTTTTCAAATTGTTGCAAGTCCTAGATGCTGA